The sequence TGGCGAAGCCGACGCCGTACCAGTTGTCCGGGTCCTGCGCGTCGAACTTCTTCTTGCGCTCGGCGCGGTTCTTCCAGACTTCGTGGGCGGAGGCCTTGTCGAGGATCTCGTGCAGGCGCAGCGCGCCGGCGGGCACCGCGCCCTGGGTGTTCTTCATCCCCGAGACCATGGCGTTGCGGCGGCGCAGTTCGATGGCATCGACGCCCAGGCGGTCGGCGACCTCGTCCACCATCATCTCGGTGGAGGCCATGCTCTGCAGGGTGCCGTAGCCGCGCATGGAGCCGGCCTCGACGCCGCGCGAATGGTAGGCGGTGGCCTGCAGGTCGCTCTGCGGCATGTAGTAGATCGACTGCGCGGCCGTGGCCCCCACAGCCGCAACCGAGGCGCTGTAGTTGGCGCGACCGCCGCCGTCGAGGCTCATCTCGGCGCGGAAGATCTTGAAGCTCAGGTCCTTCTTATCCACAGCCAGTTGGTAGTGGATGTCGAAAGCATGCCGCTTGATGCCGCTCTGGAACTGCTCGTAGCGGTCATTGGCCAGGCGCACCGGCACGCCTTCGCCGTACAGCGCAGCCAGGGCCGCGTAGAAGACGAAGATGTTGTGGTCCTTGGAGCCGTAGCCGACGGTGTAGCCGGGGTGCATGTTCAGCTTGGCCAGGCCGAAGCGCGAGGGCGCGATCATCTGCGCGGTTTCGGACGCCGCTTCGAACGGGCACTGGGTGGCGACCACGAAGTGCAGGGTCTTGCTGGCCGGGTCGTACCAGCCGTTGCCGTTGTCCGGCTCCATGGCCGCCGGCTCGATGGACGGCGTCTTGTAGCGTTCGTCGAAGACCAGCCAGTCGGCCGGCGGGCTGTCGATCTGCTGCTGGATCTTCTGCGCGTAGAACATGCCCTGCTCGGACAGGTTGCCATGCTCGCGCGGCTGCTGGTCCCACACCGGTTTGCGGTTGCGGATCAGCGGGAAGAGCATCGAATCCTTGAGGCTGGAGAACTCGTCCGGATCGGCCGAGGTGGCACCGCCCACGCGCACGAAGCGGAAGCTGCCGTAGGGATCGCCTTCGTACAGCGGCGCCTGCGCGCCGTAGCGGATCGCCTTGTCGTTGAACTTGAGCTTGAGCTTGGCCTGGCGGAAGCGCTCGAAGTCGTGCCAGATCAGGATGGCCACCGGCTGGCCGATGAACATCGGCACCTTGCCCGGCGGCAGCAGCGGGTCCGGCTTGTGGGCCTCGGGGAAGGCGATGCCGTCCTTGACCAGGTCGTCGGCGGTGACGATGCGGTCCGGCTGCAGCTCGGCGCCCAGCCAGGAGAGGTCGTAGCCTTCGTAGACGCGGTCGGCCTTGATGGTCTTCAGCAGCATGGCGTGGCCCTGCTGCTGCGGCCAGCCGGGCATGTCCTTGGCGCGGATGTCGCGGGCGAAGACCTTCTCGCCGCAAACCTTGGACAGCGCATCGTTGCGCATGCGCACGCGGCCGTCGTTGGCCAGCCAGCGCTCGGGCGGCGCGGCGACGGATTTTTCCATCAGGGCAGCGAAAGCCTGGCTGCCGAGCGGCGCCAGGGTGACGCTCACGCCGGCGATCAATCCGCCCTGGAGGAAGGCGCGCCGGGAGATATCACGGTTGGACATGGATCATCCTCTGGGCGGTGAACGAACCCGCCCATGTCGTAATGGGGTACTGGAAGCGGCAGAGGTGGGGCGTGGGACGCCGGGCAACGGCGGTTGCGAAGGAAGCGTCCTACGGAAAATCCTGACCGAATTGTCAACTTTACCCAAACAAAGCGCTTCAGGCAAAAGTTAAGCAGGGCGATCAGCGCACCGGATTGCGTGGAGCCGACCGTTCGTCTGTAGGAAATACCCGACAGTAATCCTCGGACGTGCTACGCTCGGCGGCCTTTCATTAGCGTCCTAACAAATAGCCTGACAGCCATGTCCGCCGACGCCACTTCCCTGCTCCGCCATCGTCCCTTCCTCGCCTTCTGGCTCGCCCGCGTGTGCACCGCCAGCGGCTTCCAGATGCTCACCGTGGCCATCGGCTGGCACATGTACGAGCTGACCCACAACGTGCTCGACCTTGGCTTCGTCGGCCTGGTGGAGTTCCTCCCGCGGGTGCTGTTCATGCTGCACACCGGGCACGTCGCCGACCGCTACGACCGACGCAAGGTCGCCGCGCTCTGCCAGAGCGCGCAGTGCCTGATCGCCGTTGCCCTGGTACTCGGCGCCAGCAGCGGCAACGTCACCCGCGAGATGATCTTCGTGCTCGCCTTCCTGCTCGGCAGCGCCCGCTCGTTCGAGATGCCGACTACCCAGGCCTTGCTACCGAACATAGTGCCCACCGCCCTCTTCCCCCGCGCGGTGGCGGCCTCTGCCTCGGCCATGCAAGCCGCGACCATCGCCGCGCCGGCACTTGGCGGCCTGCTCTACGCCTTCGGCGCCTTCTGGGTCTACGTACCCACGGCGGTGCTCTACGCCATTGCCTGCAGCCTGGTACTGACCCTGCCCTCGCGGCAGCAGCCTCTGACCCAGGGAAAGGCCACGCTGGAATCGCTGCTCGCCGGCATCCGCTTCATCCGCAGCCGCCCCGACATCTTCGGCGCCATCTCCCTCGACCTCTTCGCCGTGCTGCTCGGCGGCGCCACCGCGCTGCTGCCGGTGTTCGCCAAGGACATCCTGCTCACCGGCCCCTGGGGCCTGGGCCTGCTGCGCTCGGCGCCGGCGGTGGGTGCGTTGCTGATGTCGTTCTGGCTGGCGCGCTTCCCGATCGAGCGCAACGTCGGCCGCATCATGTTCCTGTCGGTCGGCATCTTCGGCGTCACCACCATCGCCTTCGGCCTGTCGACGTCATTCTGGTTCTCCCTCGGCGTGCTGGTGGTGCTCGGCGCGGCGGACATGGTCAGCATGGTGATCCGCGGCGCCTTCGTGCAGCTGGAAACCCCGGACGAGATGCGTGGCCGAGTCAGCGCGGTGAACGGCCTGTTCATCGGCGCCAGCAACCAGCTCGGCGAGTTCGAGTCGGGCCTGACCGCGCACTGGTTCGGCACGGTGCCGGCAGTGGTGCTCGGCGGCGTCGGCACGCTGATCGTCACCGGCGCCTGGATGAAGCTGTTCCCGTCGCTGGCCCAGCGCGACAAGTTGCATTGACAGGGTCGCCCGGCGTCACCCCGTAGGGGCGGATCTCATCCGGGAAAATCCCTGCACCGATGCACCCGGTAGGAGCGCGCCATGAGCGCGAATCGCGGCCATGGGCCGCTCCTACAGGTCTTTATCCCCTTCCCATAAAAAAGCCCCCGCAAATGCGGGGGCCTGGAAGCGGGCGCACGGGGCGCCCGGATAGGAGCTCAGTGCGGCGTCTGCAGCCCTGCCGCGCTCATCAGCAGGCGCAGCAGCCAGGCCGCCACGCCCAGGGCCAGCACACTGGCCACCCAGATCAGCACCAGCCAGCCGAGGCGCTTGCGCAGCGGTGCCTTGTCGGCGTTCGTCTCTTTCATGACCGTGCCCTCAGTGGTAGCCATCGCCGTGCTTCACCTTGCCGCGGAACACGTAGTAGCTCCAGGCGGTGTAGCCGAGGATGAACGGCAGGATGAACAGCGCGCCAACCAGCGCGAAGCCCTGGCTCTGCGGCGGCGCCGAGGCGGCCTGGATGCTCACCGACGGCGGGATGATGTTCGGCCACAGGCTGATACCCAGGCCGCTGTAGCCCAGGAAGATCAGCACCAGGGTAAGCACGAACGGCTTCACGTGGTCGTAGTTGGCGACCGAGCGCAGCAACGCCCAGAAGGTCACCAGCACCAGCAACGGCACCGGGGCGAACAGGAACAGGTTCGGCAGGCTGAACCAGCGCTGGGCGATTTCCGTGTGCGCCAGCGGGGTCCACAGGCTGACGATACCGATCACCGCCAGCAGCACCAGCGCCAGCGGCCGCGCCAGGTCGTGCATGCGCTCCTGCAGAGTGCCTTCGGTCTTCATGATCAGCCACGTGCAGCCGAGCAGGCTGTAGGCGACGATCAGGCCCAGGCCGCAGAACAGCGGGAATGGCGCCAGCCAGTCGAGCGAGCCGCCGGCGAACTGCCCGTTGGCCACCGGGATGCCCTCGATGTAGGCGCCCAGCGCCACGCCCTGGAAGAAGGTCGCCGCCAGCGAACCGCCGATGAACGCCTTGTCCCATATGTGCCGCTTGTGCGCCTTGGCCTTGAAGCGGAACTCGAAGGCCACGCCACGGAAGATCAGCCCCACCAGCATCAGCACCAGCGGCAGGTAGAGCGCCTCCAGCACCACCGAGTAGGCCAGCGGGAAGGCGCCGAACAGCGCCGCGCCGCCGAGCACCAGCCAGGTCTCGTTGCCATCCCAGACCGGCGCCACGGTGTTCATCATCACGTCGCGGTCGCCGTCGTCCTTGAAGAACGGGTAGAGCATGCCGATGCCCAGGTCGAAGCCGTCCATCACGACGTACATCATCACGCCGAAGACGATGATGATCGCCCAGATCAGCGGAAGGTCGATGCCCATGTTCAGTTCCTCCCTTCCGGTGCGTTGTCATCGTCGTCGAGACCCTCGACGGTGGCCGACAGCGGCCGTGCCGGGGTGCGCTGGCGACCGGCACCGCCCTCGCTGGTTTCGCGGCCTTCGTGGGTGACAGGGCCCTTGCGCACCAGGCGCATCATGTAGCCGAGGCCAACGCCGAACAGCGAGAAGTACACGACCACGAACATCAGCAGGGTGATGCTCATCTGCAAGGTGCTGTGGTTGGACACGGCATCGCTCGTGCGCATCAGCCCATAGACCACCCACGGCTGGCGACCGACCTCGGTGGTGAACCAGCCAGCGAGGATCGCCAGCAGCCCCGAGGGCCCCATCCAGAGGGCCAGGCGCAGGAATGCGCGCTGCCGGAACAGCCCGCCACGCCAGCGCAGCCAGAGGCTCCAGAGGCCGATGAAGATCATCAGCATGCCCAGCCCGGCCATGATGCGGAACGACCAGAAGACAATGGTGGAGTTGGGCCGGTCCTCGCGCGGGAAGTCCTTCAGTGCGGGGATCGGTTCGGTCAGGCTATGCCGCAGGATCAGGCTGCCGAGCACCGGGATCTCGACCTTGAAACGGGTTTCCTCGCGCTGCATGTCCGGCAGGCCGAAGAGAATCAGCGGCGTCGGGCCGCCCTCGCTATTGTCCCAGTGGCCCTCGATGGCGGCGATCTTCGCCGGCTGGTGCTCCAGGGTGTTGAGGCCGTGGGCGTCGCCGACCATGGCCTGGATCGGCGCCACGATCAGGGCCATCCACATGGCCATCGAGAACATCTTGCGGATCGCCGGGTTATCGCGCCCGCGCAGCAGGTGCCAGGCCGCCGAGGCGCCGACGAAGAAGGCTGTGGCGAGGAAGGAAGCGATCGCCATGTGCATCAGGCGGTAGGGGAAGGACGGGTTGAAGATCACCGCGAACCAGTCGGTGGGGATCACCCGACCGTCGATGATCTCGAAGCCCTGCGGGGTCTGCATCCAGCTGTTGGAAGCGAGGATCCAGAAGGTCGAGATCAGCGTGCCGATCGCCACCATCACCGTGGCGAAGAAGTGCAGCCCGCGCCCCACGCGGTGCCAGCCGAAGAGCATGACACCGAGGAAGCCGGCCTCGAGGAAGAAGGCGGTCAGCACCTCGTAGGTCAGCAGCGGGCCGGTGACGCTCCCCGCATAGGCGGAGAAGTGGCTCCAGTTGGTGCCGAACTGGTAGGCCATGACCAGGCCGGAGACCACGCCCATGCCGAAATTGACGGCGAATATCTTCGACCAGAAGTGATAGAGGTCGCGGTAGACCTCTTCGCCGGTCTTCAGCCACAAGCCTTCGAGCACGGCCAGGTAACTGGCCAGGCCGATGGTGATGGCGGGGAAGATGATGTGGAAGGAGACGGTAAAGGCGAACTGGATACGCGCCAGTTCCAACGCCTCTAGACCCAACATGACGTTACCTCATCGGGTTGACGCCCGTCGTCGCACGCAGCGGGCAGCTCGCCGGCAACGGTGCCGGCCCTCGGGTTCTTCGCGGAAAGGTTGTTGTTGTGGGAAGGCGGCCTCGAGGCCGCTCTGCGCTAAGCACCAATGCCCGTCGATTGCATTGATACAAGGCAATGTAGTGCCTGGAATGGTACGCCGCACGCCGGGTGCTGCCGCCGTGGCTGGTTGCCGCGCGGCAGCTTGTCGCGCGTCGTGATGTCTCAGCCCACATATTTCCAAAAGGAATATTTGAATAAATAAATAATATTTTTATGGAATAAAAAGTCCGGCTAGCTTGTGCACCAACGGCCCCGATGAGAGCCGGAACCCCACACTGCCGCCGGGAGCGATAGACGACCACGAGTCGCACCAGGCTCCCCGGAATGCCGCCCCACAAGGACCTCGAAAGATGAAAAAGCTTCTGCTCCTGACTGCCATCGCCGCCGCCTTCAGCGCCTCCGCTTTCGCCAACGAGAAACTGGTCGTGGCCGCCACGCCGATCCCGCACGCCGAGATCCTCGAGCTGATCAAACCGACCCTGGCCAAGGAGGGTGTGGACCTCGAAGTGAAGGTCTTCACCGACTACGTACAACCCAACGTGCAGGTCGCCGAGAAACACCTGGACGCCAACTACTTCCAGACCAAGCCGTACCTGGACAACTTCAACAAGGGCAAGGGCACCCACCTGGTCACCGTGACCGGCGTGCACGTCGAGCCCTTCGGCGGCTACTCGAAGAAGTACAAGTCGCTGAGCGAGCTGCCTGACGGCGCCACCGTCGCCCTGCCCAACGAGGGCAGCAACAGCGGCCGTGCCCTGCTCCTGCTGCAGAAGGCCGGCGTGATCAAGCTGAAGGACCCGAGCAACGCCCTGGCCACCCCGAAAGACATCGCCGAGAACCCCAAGCACCTGAAGTTCAAGGAGCTCGAATCGGCCCTGCTGCCGCGCGTGCTGGACCAGGTCGACCTGGACCTGATCAACACCAACTACGCGCTGGAAGCCAAGCTCAACCCGGTGAAGGACGCCCTGGTCTTGGAGGACCGCAACTCGCCCTACGTGAACTACCTCGTGGCGCGCCCGGACAACAAGGACAGCGACGCGCTGAAGAAGCTCGCCGCGGCCCTGAACAGTCCGGAAGTCAAAACCTTCATCGAGAAGAAATACGACGGCGCGGTAGTCCCGGCCTTCTGACCCAATACTGGCGCGCCGCCCGCCCTGGCCGCGCCGACCGACTCCCACGCAGGGCGCGGCCATAAGGTCGCCTTTCACGCCGGTGAGAACAGTTCACCGGCGTTTCTTTTTCGACCTCCGCATGACGGAGACGGACGACGAGGTATCCGCCATGAAGGCTCCCCAGCCGCTGCTCACCTTCCCCGACGCCGACAAGAGTCCGCTGAGCATCCGCGCCAAGGCGCTGGTGTTCTTCGACCCGCGTTCGCACGCGGTGCGCGATGCCGTCGAGCAGCTGGCGCCGGGCGTGCAGCCGGTCCTGATCCGGGGCGAGACAGGCACCGGCAAGGAGCTGCTGGCGCGCCACATCCACCGCGCCAGCGAGCGCTCCGGGCTGTTCGTCGCGGTCAGCTGCAGCGCGCTCAGCCGCAACTTCGCCGAAGCCGAGCTGTTCGGCTACGCCCCGGGCGCCCACAACGGCCCGGTGGGCAGCCGCGCCGGCTGGTTCGGCTCGGCCCAGGGCGGCACTCTTTATCTGGACGAAATCGCCGACCTGCAGCTGGCCCTGCAGGAAAAACTGCTGCGCGTGCTGCAGGAACACGAAGTGCTGCGCTTCGGCGCCCGCGAGCCGATCCCGGTGGACGTTCGCCTGGTGGCCGCCACCAGCATCGACCTCGGCCAGGCGGTGGCCGCCGGCAAGTTCCTCGAAGGCCTGCAGCAGTACCTGGAAGGGGGCAACCTCGAACTGCCGCCACTGCGCGAGCGCCCCGGTGACATCTTGCCGTTGGCCCAGTACTTCCTCGGCGTGCACGCCCAGCGCCTGGACCTGGACGTACCGGAGATCGACGTCTCCGCCCAGCAGGCGCTGGAGAGCTACCCCTGGCCTGGCAACATCCGCGAGCTGGAGAACGTCATCCACTTCGCCCTGCTGGTCAGCCCCGGCACGAGTATCGGTGTGCAGCACCTGAACTTCTCCGACGGCGCACCGCTGGCATCGCTCGACGACCTGCGCCGCCTGCTGCGGCTGCCAGGCGCCGTCGAGCAAGTGCGCGCATTGCTCGCAGAGGTAGAGAAGGAAGCACGCTCGTAGGATGGGTTGAGCCTGTGTTCTGCCGGGACAGATAGGTAACGCCTGTCGGGGCACATGCGGTCGTGGCCCGAGCTGCTGCGCTGCGGGATGAACAGCATGGGTTTCGCTCCCGCTCAACCCATCCTACGCAGCCTCAAAGTGTTACCTCACGCCACACACAAAGCGCGCGCCGCGAAAAAAGTGCGACAAACGGTAGCAGTGAAAGCCTTCGCGGGCCCCAATTCCGACGGCAGAGATTCCTGAGCAAACTAACTATTTCAGGAATTTATCTGGCAAAACTCGAATTATTCAGCCCCATCGACCACTTCAATACTAACCATCAAGAGCATTAGCTTCTTTTTGTCATAAACATCAGGGAAAATGGCTTCCAGGCAGTCGGGACCCATTTCCCCGACGCCATTTGGAGATCATCGTGTCTAGCTTCGCCGCCCTTGCCAGCTTCTTCGCCGCTACTGCCTTCCTGAACGTGCCGCAACAGGCCGATCCGGATCGTCATGCAGATCGCCGCGTCAAGAAAGCCCGCCGCAAGTAAGCCGTCGCCCCCCCCCCCCCCGGGGGGGGGCCCGAGCAGGCTCCCCTCTTAGCGCTTGCCGAGCACCTTTCGGTAGAACAGCGCACAGATCACCAGAAACACCAGCAGTCCCAGCCACTGCGCCGTCTCCTCGAATCCCCCACCGACCAACGCCAAAGGCGCGTCCTTGCCACTGGTGCCGATCAGCGCAGCCAGCAGGATGCCCATCAGGCTCTCGCCGACGATCAACCCTGACGCCAGCAGCACGCCACGCCGGCGCGACACATCGGCGAACTTCTCCTCGTCTACTCCGGCCGCCTGTGCGCGACGCTTGAGCGCGCTTTCCAGTAGCCAGGCGAGCACCGCGCCGACCACCAGCGTCATGCCGATAGTGGGCGGCAAGTAGATGCCCAGCCCCACCGCGAGCACTGGCAGGCTGGCCTTGCCAGTCCGGCGCAGCAGCACGTCGACGAGGATCAACGCGATGCCCAGGGCCACGCCGATCAGGATCATGTTCCAGTTCAGCGCGTTGTGGAAAATCCCGCTGGCGATCGCCGTCATCAGGGTCGCCTGCGGAGCCGCCAGGGCCTGCGCCGGGTCCATGCCTTCACGCGGCAGGGCACCGGTGAAGCCATAAGCCTTGAACAACAACTCCAGCACCGGCGGGATCACCAGCGCGCCGACCAGGCAGCCGACGATCAACGCCACCTGCTGCCGCCAGGGCGTGGCGCCGACCAGGTAGCCGGCCTTGAGGTCCTGCAGGTTGTCGTTGGAGATGGCGGCGATGGCCAGCACCACCGAAGTGGTGAACAGCGCCAGGGCGATCGCCAGCTTCCCGCCGTCACGCGAGAGGAAATCGCCGTCCAGCGAGCCGGCGCCAAGGATCAGCAGCGACACCAGGATCACCGCGATGATGCCGATGCCGGAGATCGGGCTGCTGGAGGAGCCGACCAGGCCAGCCATGTAGCCGCAGGCCGCGGCGATCAGGAAGCCGAAGAAAAAGGCGAACACCACACAGACGCCCACCAGACCCCAGAAGCCGGCGCCGCGCAGGTCCGGCGCAGCCTGGCCGAGGAAGTAGGCGAAGACCACGAACAGCGCGACCAACAGGAACAAGGCAATGGCCAGGATCCAGCCCGCCGGCATGTCGCGCTCGGTGCGCAGGTCGCTGCTTTCGGCGCGCCCGGTCACCGCGCCGAGGGACGCCCAGACGCCCTGCACCATGGGCTTGAACAGGGTTGCCAGGGTCCAGAGCGCGGCCCCCCCGATGGTGCCGGCGCCAAGGAAGCGCACCTGGCTGCTCCACAGCTTGCTGGCCAGCTCCGGCAAGCTCTGCCCCGCGGCCAGGGTGGCGTTCACCGTCAGCAGCGGCACCGCCACGCCCCAGGAAATCAGCACGCCGATAAGGATGGCGATACCAGCCGTGATGCCCATCAGGTAGCCGGCGCCGACCAGCGCCAGCGAGAAACCGGTGGACAGGCGGAAAGCCGCCTGCCCGGCCGTCAGCCAGAAACTGAAGCCCTCGGCGAGCAGCTTGAAGCCGCTGCTGAACAGGCTGAACAGCGCCGCGACTAGGCCGCCGGCGAGGATGTCGCGCAGGCCCGGCTTGCCGGCGTCATCCGCCGTCGGATGCTCCTCTTCCTGGCTGCCGACGCGGAGAATCTCCGCCGCCGCCACGCCTTCCGGATACGGCAGGCTGCTCTGCACCACCATCACCCGGCGCAGCGGGATGGTGTAGAGCACCCCGAGGATGCCGCCGATGGCGCAGATCGCGGCGGTTTGCCAGAACGGGAAGCCGGCCCAGTAGCCGATCATCAGCAGCCCCGGGAGGATGAAGATGATCGAGGACAGGGTGCCGGCGGCCGAAGCCTGGGTCTGCACCATGTTGTTCTCGAGGATGTTAGAGCCGGGGAAGTAACGCAGCACCGCCATGGAGATCACCGCGGCGGGGATCGAAGAGGCGAACGTCAGCCCGACCTTCAACCCCAGGTAGACGTTGGAGGCGGTGAACACCACGGTGATCAGGGCGCCGAGGATGAGCCCGCGCAGGGTCAGTTCGGCCAGGTTCGATTCATCCGGAATCCGTTCGAGCATGGAAGCAGTCTCGCGCAAATGACCCGGCAAGCTTAGGCCTGAGCGGCTGGAGCGCACACGACGGGGAAATGTCGCAGCGACGCAGCGCACTCGCGACGAACGACTGGCGAGAAAATGACCATACGTCGCTTTCTTGACGATTCCAGGGGACCTTTGCTCTTTTACGTTGTCATAGCTGGGCTAGGCGGAGGTACGACCATGAACGCCACGCATCGCTACGCCATCCACTATCGACTTCGCGAACAGCCAAGACGGCTGATCCATGAGGCGCATGAAGCGCCCAACGAGTTCCTGGCGCTGCTGCAGGTTCTGCTGCACCTCGCCCAGGAAACCGGCGAGGACCCCACCGG is a genomic window of Pseudomonas knackmussii B13 containing:
- a CDS encoding MFS transporter; translated protein: MSADATSLLRHRPFLAFWLARVCTASGFQMLTVAIGWHMYELTHNVLDLGFVGLVEFLPRVLFMLHTGHVADRYDRRKVAALCQSAQCLIAVALVLGASSGNVTREMIFVLAFLLGSARSFEMPTTQALLPNIVPTALFPRAVAASASAMQAATIAAPALGGLLYAFGAFWVYVPTAVLYAIACSLVLTLPSRQQPLTQGKATLESLLAGIRFIRSRPDIFGAISLDLFAVLLGGATALLPVFAKDILLTGPWGLGLLRSAPAVGALLMSFWLARFPIERNVGRIMFLSVGIFGVTTIAFGLSTSFWFSLGVLVVLGAADMVSMVIRGAFVQLETPDEMRGRVSAVNGLFIGASNQLGEFESGLTAHWFGTVPAVVLGGVGTLIVTGAWMKLFPSLAQRDKLH
- a CDS encoding MetQ/NlpA family ABC transporter substrate-binding protein; this translates as MKKLLLLTAIAAAFSASAFANEKLVVAATPIPHAEILELIKPTLAKEGVDLEVKVFTDYVQPNVQVAEKHLDANYFQTKPYLDNFNKGKGTHLVTVTGVHVEPFGGYSKKYKSLSELPDGATVALPNEGSNSGRALLLLQKAGVIKLKDPSNALATPKDIAENPKHLKFKELESALLPRVLDQVDLDLINTNYALEAKLNPVKDALVLEDRNSPYVNYLVARPDNKDSDALKKLAAALNSPEVKTFIEKKYDGAVVPAF
- the cydB gene encoding cytochrome d ubiquinol oxidase subunit II — encoded protein: MGIDLPLIWAIIIVFGVMMYVVMDGFDLGIGMLYPFFKDDGDRDVMMNTVAPVWDGNETWLVLGGAALFGAFPLAYSVVLEALYLPLVLMLVGLIFRGVAFEFRFKAKAHKRHIWDKAFIGGSLAATFFQGVALGAYIEGIPVANGQFAGGSLDWLAPFPLFCGLGLIVAYSLLGCTWLIMKTEGTLQERMHDLARPLALVLLAVIGIVSLWTPLAHTEIAQRWFSLPNLFLFAPVPLLVLVTFWALLRSVANYDHVKPFVLTLVLIFLGYSGLGISLWPNIIPPSVSIQAASAPPQSQGFALVGALFILPFILGYTAWSYYVFRGKVKHGDGYH
- a CDS encoding cytochrome ubiquinol oxidase subunit I, yielding MLGLEALELARIQFAFTVSFHIIFPAITIGLASYLAVLEGLWLKTGEEVYRDLYHFWSKIFAVNFGMGVVSGLVMAYQFGTNWSHFSAYAGSVTGPLLTYEVLTAFFLEAGFLGVMLFGWHRVGRGLHFFATVMVAIGTLISTFWILASNSWMQTPQGFEIIDGRVIPTDWFAVIFNPSFPYRLMHMAIASFLATAFFVGASAAWHLLRGRDNPAIRKMFSMAMWMALIVAPIQAMVGDAHGLNTLEHQPAKIAAIEGHWDNSEGGPTPLILFGLPDMQREETRFKVEIPVLGSLILRHSLTEPIPALKDFPREDRPNSTIVFWSFRIMAGLGMLMIFIGLWSLWLRWRGGLFRQRAFLRLALWMGPSGLLAILAGWFTTEVGRQPWVVYGLMRTSDAVSNHSTLQMSITLLMFVVVYFSLFGVGLGYMMRLVRKGPVTHEGRETSEGGAGRQRTPARPLSATVEGLDDDDNAPEGRN
- a CDS encoding DUF2474 domain-containing protein codes for the protein MKETNADKAPLRKRLGWLVLIWVASVLALGVAAWLLRLLMSAAGLQTPH
- a CDS encoding sigma 54-interacting transcriptional regulator, whose amino-acid sequence is MKAPQPLLTFPDADKSPLSIRAKALVFFDPRSHAVRDAVEQLAPGVQPVLIRGETGTGKELLARHIHRASERSGLFVAVSCSALSRNFAEAELFGYAPGAHNGPVGSRAGWFGSAQGGTLYLDEIADLQLALQEKLLRVLQEHEVLRFGAREPIPVDVRLVAATSIDLGQAVAAGKFLEGLQQYLEGGNLELPPLRERPGDILPLAQYFLGVHAQRLDLDVPEIDVSAQQALESYPWPGNIRELENVIHFALLVSPGTSIGVQHLNFSDGAPLASLDDLRRLLRLPGAVEQVRALLAEVEKEARS
- a CDS encoding xanthine dehydrogenase family protein molybdopterin-binding subunit, producing MSNRDISRRAFLQGGLIAGVSVTLAPLGSQAFAALMEKSVAAPPERWLANDGRVRMRNDALSKVCGEKVFARDIRAKDMPGWPQQQGHAMLLKTIKADRVYEGYDLSWLGAELQPDRIVTADDLVKDGIAFPEAHKPDPLLPPGKVPMFIGQPVAILIWHDFERFRQAKLKLKFNDKAIRYGAQAPLYEGDPYGSFRFVRVGGATSADPDEFSSLKDSMLFPLIRNRKPVWDQQPREHGNLSEQGMFYAQKIQQQIDSPPADWLVFDERYKTPSIEPAAMEPDNGNGWYDPASKTLHFVVATQCPFEAASETAQMIAPSRFGLAKLNMHPGYTVGYGSKDHNIFVFYAALAALYGEGVPVRLANDRYEQFQSGIKRHAFDIHYQLAVDKKDLSFKIFRAEMSLDGGGRANYSASVAAVGATAAQSIYYMPQSDLQATAYHSRGVEAGSMRGYGTLQSMASTEMMVDEVADRLGVDAIELRRRNAMVSGMKNTQGAVPAGALRLHEILDKASAHEVWKNRAERKKKFDAQDPDNWYGVGFAICQKDFGTGAEAPMASLEFDADGHIRMRHIGIEIGTGMSTSQALVVADFLGRPADEVKTAETDWSELQLASGEDPYIMSQATQDEKLRNPRWVGKYASASSATNSAYYFSHASREAARVLFNHGLWPAALEIWGRGPFGGQANPYVVRREDARWVDGKLTANGLEPLPFALLAKHAHERGLVTGATVHAFNRWSWADSEFTVDGVSERLPLDGLAVKYGDGAPQVKKAQMTSAGFHLLDRKNVNYPPVQLNNAMVTYYSPVATLVELKVNKGSHEVQVLSHHSWIECGRVLVPELVKGQIEGGTAMGLGHALLEEMPLHEGGPAEGDWNFNRYRLPRAKDVAVWTQSSEILPPLSDSDPAKGIAEVVMIPIAGAIGNAVAHAIGKRVRDLPATPARIKEALNG
- a CDS encoding OPT family oligopeptide transporter, with the translated sequence MLERIPDESNLAELTLRGLILGALITVVFTASNVYLGLKVGLTFASSIPAAVISMAVLRYFPGSNILENNMVQTQASAAGTLSSIIFILPGLLMIGYWAGFPFWQTAAICAIGGILGVLYTIPLRRVMVVQSSLPYPEGVAAAEILRVGSQEEEHPTADDAGKPGLRDILAGGLVAALFSLFSSGFKLLAEGFSFWLTAGQAAFRLSTGFSLALVGAGYLMGITAGIAILIGVLISWGVAVPLLTVNATLAAGQSLPELASKLWSSQVRFLGAGTIGGAALWTLATLFKPMVQGVWASLGAVTGRAESSDLRTERDMPAGWILAIALFLLVALFVVFAYFLGQAAPDLRGAGFWGLVGVCVVFAFFFGFLIAAACGYMAGLVGSSSSPISGIGIIAVILVSLLILGAGSLDGDFLSRDGGKLAIALALFTTSVVLAIAAISNDNLQDLKAGYLVGATPWRQQVALIVGCLVGALVIPPVLELLFKAYGFTGALPREGMDPAQALAAPQATLMTAIASGIFHNALNWNMILIGVALGIALILVDVLLRRTGKASLPVLAVGLGIYLPPTIGMTLVVGAVLAWLLESALKRRAQAAGVDEEKFADVSRRRGVLLASGLIVGESLMGILLAALIGTSGKDAPLALVGGGFEETAQWLGLLVFLVICALFYRKVLGKR